A region of Streptomyces sp. NBC_01750 DNA encodes the following proteins:
- a CDS encoding cold-shock protein: protein MATGTVKWFNAEKGFGFIEQDGGGPDVFAHYSNIATQGFRELQEGQKVNFDVTQGQKGPQAENIVPA, encoded by the coding sequence ATGGCTACTGGCACCGTGAAGTGGTTCAACGCGGAAAAGGGTTTCGGCTTCATCGAGCAGGACGGCGGCGGCCCCGACGTCTTCGCCCACTACTCGAACATCGCCACCCAGGGCTTCCGTGAGCTGCAGGAAGGTCAGAAGGTGAACTTCGACGTCACGCAGGGCCAGAAGGGCCCGCAGGCGGAGAACATCGTTCCTGCCTGA
- a CDS encoding DUF429 domain-containing protein, translated as MRQRQSVTVGVDLAASARRTAVCRVLWGGGDGLAVEFVVPEGDEGLLAVVRAADKTGLDCPLGWPSSFVATVLAHHRGERLPPAVRFEERADGRPGLDALRFRVTDDLTWKATSMRPPLSVSTDLLGVVALRAAYLLDGLAATGVPVPRDGSGPIAEVYPAAALRRWGIRLSGSYKSATPAARAVREHIVRSVEAGLGVALPEPVRGQCFDSHDHLDALLCALVARAVLIGDSRWPRSPDERAAARQEGWIHLPGTDLAALRR; from the coding sequence ATGAGGCAACGACAGTCGGTCACGGTCGGGGTCGACCTTGCTGCCAGCGCACGGCGTACGGCTGTGTGCCGGGTGCTCTGGGGTGGCGGAGACGGCTTGGCGGTGGAGTTCGTCGTGCCCGAGGGGGATGAGGGTCTGCTGGCAGTTGTCCGGGCTGCCGACAAGACAGGCCTCGACTGCCCTCTTGGCTGGCCGTCGAGCTTTGTGGCGACGGTCCTGGCCCACCACCGGGGCGAGCGGCTGCCGCCTGCCGTCAGGTTCGAGGAGCGTGCGGACGGGAGGCCCGGTCTGGATGCGCTGCGATTCAGGGTCACCGACGACCTCACATGGAAGGCGACCTCGATGCGGCCTCCGCTGTCGGTGTCCACCGATCTTCTGGGCGTCGTGGCGCTGCGAGCGGCCTATCTGCTGGATGGACTCGCGGCGACCGGTGTCCCCGTGCCCCGGGACGGGTCGGGACCGATTGCCGAGGTCTACCCCGCCGCCGCACTCCGGCGGTGGGGGATCCGCCTTTCCGGTAGCTACAAGAGCGCTACGCCCGCAGCGCGTGCCGTCCGGGAGCACATCGTCCGCTCGGTCGAGGCGGGCTTGGGGGTGGCGCTCCCCGAGCCGGTGCGCGGGCAGTGTTTCGACAGCCACGACCATCTGGACGCGTTGCTCTGCGCCCTGGTCGCTCGCGCCGTCCTGATCGGGGACTCTCGGTGGCCGCGTTCTCCGGACGAGCGCGCGGCAGCCCGGCAGGAGGGCTGGATCCACCTGCCCGGTACGGATCTGGCGGCCCTCCGCCGCTGA